One part of the Truepera radiovictrix DSM 17093 genome encodes these proteins:
- a CDS encoding glycoside hydrolase family 31 protein, with amino-acid sequence MDTLEYNIHTDALTRPGALESHEASGRVFRAAFGRGRLELRSVADGILRVRFTPQARFAPRRSWAVTEPDDAFEAPDFAVSETAEGFRLALPFVTAHLARDGTLSFEKDGARFAEDAAPTGWAAASLDASTMRVREGDALPEGPASLELQLFKRLLPDESYYGFGQRTGMLERRGRLFTNWTFDPDWGHGRHQSNLYQAHPAFVAVRRGLAWGMFVNVTYYSQFDVGYTDWDTLRVTVHGGELDYYLFTGPTPAAVVEQLTRLTGRPLLPPLWALGYHQSRWGYKTEGEMRELVRAFRERDIPLDVLHFDIDYMRGYRDFTWDPERFPEPKKLLDDLKRQGVRAVTILDPGVKEDLGAGYAAADDGVAKDVFIKNPDGSRFTGYCWPDAALFPDFTREAVRRWWGDQLKESHVDTGVAGIWTDMNEPAIFDRPFSEGISQQAPMPLGNPQGEAGERTVHAEVHNLYGHLMSRATYEGLKRGRPDARPWVLTRSAFVGTQRYAASWMGDNSSWWEHLEMSVAQLASMSLLGVAWSGVDIGGFFENSNPELYARWIALGALYPFMRTHTCAGTRDQEPWSFGPEVEAVARDAIRLRYRLLPYLYTLAFEAFERGAPLFRPLVYDFPDDETARHIGDQAMVGPQLLVAPVTRPGVRQRALYLPEGAWYDFWTGARVRAGHSVVEAPLERLPVFVRGGSVLPLGNVRASTSAPLTELTLRVYGAEGGFTLVEDAGDGFGFERGEVARTPVRVSPRGDTSGGVRVTLGAREGGFTPHPRTVVLERLAPDAPERVTLDGREVAAEVRGGAVRVRFEDDGKEHVLEF; translated from the coding sequence ATGGACACCCTCGAGTACAACATCCACACGGACGCGCTCACCCGGCCCGGTGCGCTCGAGTCCCACGAGGCATCGGGGCGCGTCTTTCGGGCGGCCTTCGGGCGCGGCCGCCTCGAGCTCCGCAGCGTCGCCGACGGCATTCTGCGGGTGCGCTTCACCCCGCAAGCGCGCTTCGCCCCGCGCCGCTCGTGGGCGGTCACGGAGCCCGACGACGCCTTTGAGGCGCCCGACTTCGCTGTCTCCGAGACGGCTGAGGGCTTTCGCTTGGCGCTGCCTTTCGTCACGGCCCACCTCGCCCGCGACGGCACCCTGAGCTTTGAAAAGGACGGCGCGCGCTTCGCCGAGGACGCCGCGCCGACCGGTTGGGCGGCGGCCAGCTTGGACGCCTCGACCATGCGGGTCCGCGAGGGCGACGCCTTGCCGGAGGGGCCCGCGAGCCTCGAGCTGCAGCTTTTCAAACGCCTCCTGCCGGACGAGTCGTACTACGGCTTCGGGCAGCGCACGGGGATGCTCGAGCGGCGCGGGCGGCTCTTTACCAACTGGACCTTCGACCCCGACTGGGGGCACGGGCGGCACCAATCGAACCTCTACCAGGCGCACCCCGCTTTCGTGGCGGTGCGCCGCGGCCTCGCCTGGGGGATGTTCGTCAACGTCACCTACTACAGCCAGTTCGACGTGGGCTACACCGATTGGGACACCCTGCGCGTGACGGTGCACGGCGGCGAGCTCGACTACTACCTCTTCACCGGCCCGACCCCGGCGGCGGTCGTCGAGCAGCTCACCCGCCTCACCGGCCGCCCGCTGCTGCCGCCCCTCTGGGCGCTGGGCTACCACCAGTCGCGCTGGGGGTACAAGACCGAGGGGGAGATGCGCGAGCTCGTGCGCGCCTTTCGCGAGCGCGACATCCCGCTCGACGTGCTGCACTTCGACATCGACTACATGCGCGGCTACCGCGACTTCACCTGGGACCCGGAGCGCTTCCCGGAGCCCAAAAAACTGCTGGACGACCTTAAACGTCAGGGCGTGCGGGCCGTCACCATCCTCGACCCCGGCGTCAAGGAGGACCTAGGGGCGGGCTACGCGGCCGCCGACGACGGGGTGGCCAAGGACGTCTTCATCAAAAACCCCGACGGTTCGCGCTTTACCGGCTACTGCTGGCCCGACGCGGCCCTGTTCCCCGACTTTACGCGCGAGGCGGTGCGCCGCTGGTGGGGCGATCAGCTTAAGGAGAGCCACGTTGACACCGGCGTGGCGGGCATCTGGACGGACATGAACGAACCGGCCATCTTCGACCGGCCCTTTAGCGAGGGGATCTCGCAGCAGGCGCCGATGCCGCTCGGCAACCCGCAGGGCGAGGCCGGGGAGAGGACGGTTCACGCGGAGGTGCATAACCTTTACGGGCACCTGATGTCGCGGGCGACCTATGAGGGCCTTAAACGCGGTCGCCCGGACGCGCGCCCCTGGGTGCTGACCCGGAGCGCCTTCGTCGGTACCCAGCGCTACGCCGCCTCGTGGATGGGCGACAACTCGTCGTGGTGGGAGCACCTCGAGATGAGCGTGGCGCAACTGGCCAGCATGAGCCTGTTGGGGGTGGCCTGGAGCGGGGTCGACATCGGCGGCTTTTTCGAGAACAGCAACCCCGAGCTCTACGCCCGTTGGATAGCGCTCGGCGCCCTCTACCCCTTTATGCGCACCCACACCTGCGCCGGCACCCGCGACCAGGAGCCCTGGTCGTTCGGGCCCGAGGTCGAGGCCGTGGCCCGGGACGCCATCCGGCTGCGCTACCGGCTGCTGCCGTACCTCTACACGCTGGCTTTCGAGGCGTTTGAACGCGGCGCGCCGCTCTTTCGGCCCCTGGTGTACGACTTTCCGGACGACGAGACGGCGCGGCACATCGGCGACCAGGCGATGGTGGGACCGCAGCTCCTGGTCGCCCCCGTGACCCGCCCCGGCGTGCGGCAGCGCGCCCTCTACCTCCCCGAGGGCGCCTGGTACGACTTCTGGACGGGGGCGCGCGTGCGCGCGGGGCACAGCGTCGTCGAGGCGCCCTTGGAGCGCCTGCCGGTGTTCGTGCGCGGCGGGTCGGTGCTGCCTTTGGGCAACGTCCGCGCTTCGACATCAGCGCCGCTGACGGAGCTGACGCTGCGCGTCTACGGCGCCGAGGGGGGCTTTACCCTCGTCGAGGACGCGGGCGACGGCTTCGGCTTCGAGCGCGGCGAGGTCGCCAGGACGCCCGTGCGCGTGAGCCCGCGCGGGGACACCTCGGGGGGCGTTCGCGTGACGCTCGGCGCGCGCGAGGGGGGCTTTACGCCGCACCCGCGGACGGTGGTGCTCGAGCGTCTCGCCCCCGACGCTCCGGAGCGGGTCACGCTGGACGGGCGCGAGGTCGCAGCGGAGGTGCGCGGCGGCGCCGTGCGGGTGCGCTTTGAGGACGACGGCAAGGAGCACGTGCTCGAGTTCTAG
- a CDS encoding metallophosphoesterase, translating to MASPLRIVALGDVHGQWARVWAALRAAGAADATCEPTPAVRRGGLQVVLSGDLVHYKDAESYALAAGTERFDASDPKHLRRAARTQIRELHRFKAYAERSAGHVRVILGNHDEAVITGRYVLGTRGGLEHREFCPEVGGLPLPDELAAWFATFPRTLALADVHFAHAGPLPGMSHYDDFFYGDPDTKRWWRDKPELARQTGHRFGVYGHTVMPKGVHVDREHGFAMVDALAAREFLVLEVTGGTLEPNVVRF from the coding sequence ATGGCGTCGCCCCTGCGCATCGTGGCTCTGGGGGACGTTCACGGTCAGTGGGCTAGGGTCTGGGCGGCGCTGCGCGCTGCTGGCGCCGCCGACGCGACCTGCGAGCCCACGCCGGCGGTGCGCCGAGGGGGTCTGCAGGTCGTGCTGAGCGGCGACTTGGTGCACTACAAGGACGCCGAGAGCTACGCCCTGGCGGCGGGGACCGAGCGCTTCGACGCGTCCGACCCCAAGCACTTAAGGCGCGCGGCCCGCACGCAGATCCGCGAACTGCACCGCTTCAAAGCCTACGCCGAGCGCTCCGCGGGGCACGTCCGCGTCATCTTGGGCAACCACGACGAGGCGGTCATCACGGGGCGCTACGTGCTCGGTACGCGCGGCGGCCTCGAGCACCGCGAGTTCTGTCCCGAGGTGGGCGGGTTGCCGCTGCCGGACGAATTAGCCGCCTGGTTCGCGACTTTCCCCCGCACCCTCGCGCTCGCCGACGTGCACTTCGCGCACGCCGGGCCGCTCCCGGGGATGAGCCACTACGACGACTTTTTCTACGGCGACCCCGACACCAAGCGCTGGTGGCGCGACAAACCCGAGCTGGCCCGCCAGACGGGCCACCGCTTCGGCGTCTACGGGCACACGGTGATGCCCAAGGGGGTGCACGTCGACCGAGAGCACGGCTTTGCGATGGTGGACGCGCTCGCTGCGCGCGAGTTTCTGGTGCTCGAGGTCACCGGGGGGACCCTCGAGCCCAACGTGGTTCGGTTTTAG
- a CDS encoding DUF427 domain-containing protein: MPKAEFRGVTLAESAHTEVVEGNHYFPREAVAMALLEPSATRYTCPWKGEAEYFHLTVAGERVDDAAWSYPHPKAAAKRIANHLAFDTSKGIRVA, translated from the coding sequence ATGCCTAAAGCCGAGTTTCGCGGCGTCACCCTCGCCGAGAGCGCGCACACCGAGGTGGTCGAGGGCAACCACTACTTCCCGCGTGAAGCGGTCGCCATGGCGCTCCTTGAGCCCAGCGCGACCCGCTACACCTGTCCCTGGAAGGGCGAGGCCGAGTACTTTCACCTCACGGTCGCGGGCGAGCGCGTCGACGACGCGGCGTGGTCGTACCCGCACCCCAAAGCGGCCGCTAAGAGAATCGCCAATCACCTCGCCTTCGACACGAGCAAGGGGATCCGCGTCGCATAG
- a CDS encoding Na+/H+ antiporter subunit E: MTWRLLRAAPLRLGGFVFLWWVLSEGALEDLPLVLLFALLATAASLLLLPPALGYGRLRPLGVLQFIPFFLWGSLVSGLDVARHALSPKMSVTPGFLTLELRLRTQVARIAFVWAANLIPGTAGVELVADRLVLHLLDRGQDTEVSERDLRRLEARVARMFKEEAWLA, encoded by the coding sequence ATGACGTGGCGCCTTTTGAGGGCGGCGCCGCTGCGTCTAGGCGGCTTCGTCTTTCTCTGGTGGGTGCTGAGCGAAGGGGCGCTCGAGGACCTCCCCCTCGTGCTGCTGTTTGCGCTCCTCGCGACCGCCGCGAGCCTCCTGCTCCTCCCCCCGGCGCTGGGTTACGGCCGGCTGCGGCCCCTCGGGGTGCTGCAGTTTATCCCCTTTTTCCTGTGGGGGTCGCTCGTGAGCGGTCTCGACGTGGCGCGCCACGCCCTCAGCCCCAAGATGTCGGTGACGCCGGGGTTTCTTACCCTGGAGCTGCGGCTACGCACCCAAGTCGCGCGCATCGCGTTCGTCTGGGCGGCGAACCTCATCCCGGGAACGGCGGGGGTGGAGCTTGTCGCGGACCGCTTGGTGCTGCATCTGCTCGACCGCGGCCAAGACACCGAGGTGAGCGAGCGGGATCTGCGCCGCCTCGAGGCGCGCGTCGCGCGCATGTTTAAAGAGGAGGCGTGGCTCGCATAG
- a CDS encoding complex I subunit 5 family protein: MTPPSPLALGVLVPVVAGLLAAAFGRRGASVIGLLGAAGVLATALALAQRVLQGGVQRYAVSGWAAPLGIELRADGLSAAMLLLNAVVGTAVSLYALLYWSHRGSAGGARGWLEADSFWPLWLLLWGAMNALYLSADLFNLYVTLELMTLAAVGLVILTGSAVSLAAGMRYLLMALTGSLFYLFGVALLYARYGTLAMEALPPLLVPGAATWVALALMTVGLLVKAALWPFHVWLPPAHASAAAPVSALLSALVVKAPFYLVLRLWFGVFPEHLPALAWQVLGALGAVAILWGSLRAIRQTQLKRLIAYSTVAQLGYLFLGFPLGAPTAGLMHVLAHALAKAALFMVAGALTLLRGGTTLAELAGAARQRPLSALALLLGIWTLLGLPPSAGYLSKELLLAAALASDQAWWGWVLRAGSLLAAVYLALALRPLVGRRAGGGGRPTGRVPKRLELIPLGLALLAALFGTLPYGALLRFFEVRG; encoded by the coding sequence GTGACGCCACCTTCTCCGCTCGCCCTCGGGGTGCTCGTGCCGGTCGTGGCGGGGCTGCTCGCCGCGGCGTTCGGGCGCCGCGGCGCGTCGGTCATCGGGCTCTTGGGGGCAGCAGGTGTGCTCGCTACCGCGCTCGCGCTCGCGCAGCGCGTGCTGCAAGGGGGGGTGCAGCGCTACGCGGTCTCCGGTTGGGCCGCCCCCCTCGGTATCGAGCTGCGCGCCGACGGCCTCAGCGCCGCGATGCTGCTCCTTAACGCGGTCGTCGGGACTGCCGTGAGCCTCTACGCGCTCCTTTACTGGTCGCACCGGGGCTCGGCTGGGGGGGCGCGGGGGTGGCTCGAGGCCGACAGCTTCTGGCCGCTCTGGCTCCTGCTCTGGGGGGCGATGAACGCCCTTTACCTCTCCGCCGACCTCTTCAACCTCTACGTCACGCTCGAGCTGATGACGCTCGCCGCGGTGGGGCTCGTGATCCTAACGGGCAGCGCGGTGTCGCTCGCGGCGGGGATGCGCTACCTGCTCATGGCGCTCACCGGGTCGCTTTTCTACCTCTTTGGCGTCGCGCTCCTGTACGCCCGCTACGGCACCCTCGCCATGGAGGCGCTGCCGCCCCTGCTGGTGCCGGGCGCCGCGACGTGGGTGGCGCTCGCGCTGATGACGGTCGGGTTGCTCGTCAAGGCGGCGCTCTGGCCCTTTCACGTCTGGCTACCCCCCGCGCACGCGAGCGCCGCGGCGCCCGTGAGCGCGCTTCTGTCGGCGCTCGTCGTCAAAGCGCCCTTCTACCTCGTGCTGCGGCTCTGGTTCGGGGTCTTCCCTGAGCACCTGCCCGCGCTGGCGTGGCAGGTGCTCGGCGCTCTGGGGGCGGTGGCGATCCTCTGGGGGTCGCTGAGGGCCATTCGCCAGACCCAGCTCAAACGGCTTATCGCCTACTCGACGGTGGCGCAGCTCGGCTACCTCTTTTTGGGCTTCCCCTTGGGGGCCCCCACGGCGGGGCTGATGCACGTGCTCGCCCACGCGCTCGCCAAAGCGGCGCTCTTTATGGTGGCCGGCGCGCTGACGCTGCTGCGCGGCGGTACGACGCTGGCCGAACTGGCGGGCGCGGCGCGGCAGCGGCCGCTCTCGGCGCTCGCGCTGCTGCTCGGCATCTGGACGCTGCTCGGCTTGCCGCCGAGCGCCGGCTACCTCTCCAAGGAGCTGCTCTTAGCGGCGGCGCTCGCCAGCGACCAGGCGTGGTGGGGGTGGGTGCTCCGCGCCGGGTCGCTCTTAGCGGCGGTCTACTTGGCCCTGGCGCTGCGGCCGCTCGTCGGGCGGCGCGCGGGCGGGGGGGGGCGACCGACGGGGCGCGTGCCGAAGCGCCTGGAGCTGATCCCGCTGGGGCTCGCGCTCCTCGCCGCCCTCTTCGGGACGCTGCCCTACGGTGCGCTGCTGCGCTTTTTTGAGGTGCGCGGATGA
- a CDS encoding sodium:proton antiporter, whose protein sequence is MTPLTLYLAASALLFAGGLYTLLSQPHLLRKVLALNVMGSAVFLFLVSEARRAPQGLPDPVAHALVLTGIVVAVSATAFALALVRRLHAQTGRTELPEDRD, encoded by the coding sequence GTGACGCCCCTGACGCTCTACCTCGCGGCGAGCGCGCTGCTCTTTGCCGGCGGGCTCTACACCCTGCTCAGCCAGCCGCACCTGCTGCGCAAGGTGCTCGCTCTGAATGTCATGGGGAGCGCGGTGTTCTTGTTTCTGGTGAGCGAAGCGCGCCGCGCGCCGCAGGGGCTGCCCGACCCCGTGGCGCACGCGCTGGTGCTGACCGGGATCGTGGTCGCGGTCAGCGCGACGGCCTTTGCGCTCGCCCTGGTGCGGCGCCTGCACGCCCAGACCGGCCGCACCGAGCTGCCCGAGGACCGGGACTAA
- a CDS encoding Na(+)/H(+) antiporter subunit B, translating to MSWARWPKLALAAGVGAALLAAMAELPVEAAGLRDEVLRHLAASGVEHPVTAVLMNFRGYDTWLEVVVLLLAALAALALGRSRDLRALPREAPASAPLALTVRLLVPVMIIVGGYLLWLGKAAPGGAFQAGVVLGAAGLLLQLSGLTALRGLNRAALYAWLLLGPAAFALFGTLRLAQGAALLSFPAQGTATFILLLETLLAFSVGGTLMLLVVAARPPIKRVLVVRAPRRAEAEGEA from the coding sequence GTGAGCTGGGCGCGGTGGCCGAAGCTGGCGCTCGCCGCTGGGGTCGGCGCGGCGCTGCTGGCGGCGATGGCTGAGCTGCCCGTGGAGGCGGCCGGGTTGCGCGACGAGGTGCTGCGCCACCTGGCCGCGAGCGGCGTGGAGCACCCGGTGACGGCGGTGCTGATGAACTTCCGGGGGTACGACACCTGGCTCGAGGTGGTGGTCTTGCTGCTCGCCGCGCTCGCCGCGCTCGCGCTCGGGCGCTCGCGCGACCTGCGCGCGCTGCCCCGCGAGGCCCCCGCGAGCGCCCCCTTGGCGCTCACGGTGCGCCTGCTCGTCCCGGTGATGATCATCGTGGGCGGCTACTTGCTGTGGCTCGGCAAGGCGGCGCCGGGGGGGGCGTTTCAGGCGGGGGTCGTCTTGGGGGCGGCGGGGCTTTTGCTGCAGCTCTCCGGCCTCACGGCCCTAAGGGGGCTAAACCGCGCGGCGCTCTACGCGTGGCTGCTTTTGGGGCCCGCCGCTTTTGCCCTTTTCGGGACGCTGCGCCTCGCGCAGGGTGCAGCGCTCCTCAGCTTTCCGGCGCAGGGGACGGCGACCTTTATCCTGCTGCTCGAGACGCTGCTGGCCTTTTCGGTCGGGGGGACGCTGATGCTCTTGGTGGTCGCGGCGCGGCCGCCGATCAAGCGCGTGTTGGTCGTGCGCGCGCCGCGGCGGGCCGAAGCGGAGGGGGAGGCGTGA
- a CDS encoding Na(+)/H(+) antiporter subunit B produces the protein MVEWVFDVLIVVGLLMLAWGALRGRELFTAVVLFIAYGLVMALAWVRLGAPDIALAEAAVGAGLTGVLLLDAAAQLGRDAHAEPRRKAPRR, from the coding sequence ATGGTTGAGTGGGTGTTCGACGTCCTCATCGTCGTGGGGCTGTTGATGCTGGCCTGGGGGGCGCTGCGGGGGCGCGAGCTCTTTACGGCGGTCGTGCTCTTTATCGCCTACGGGCTCGTGATGGCGCTCGCCTGGGTGCGTTTGGGGGCGCCCGACATCGCCCTCGCGGAGGCCGCCGTCGGGGCGGGGCTGACGGGCGTGCTGCTCCTCGATGCGGCGGCGCAGCTCGGCCGCGACGCGCACGCTGAGCCGCGACGAAAGGCGCCGCGCCGGTGA
- a CDS encoding monovalent cation/H+ antiporter complex subunit F, which yields MTTFFLVVALLLFGDILIGLLRVLHGPSAIDRMLAAQLFGTAGVAILLLLAEVASSPPLRNVALVFALLAVLAVTAFVKHARTLPAAQSGTSGGTL from the coding sequence GTGACGACCTTCTTTTTGGTGGTTGCGCTTTTGCTCTTCGGCGACATCTTGATCGGACTGCTGCGGGTGCTCCACGGCCCCTCGGCGATCGACCGGATGCTAGCGGCGCAGCTCTTCGGCACGGCGGGCGTCGCCATCTTGCTGCTCTTGGCGGAGGTGGCCTCGAGCCCGCCCTTGCGCAACGTCGCGCTCGTCTTTGCGCTTCTAGCGGTGCTCGCGGTCACGGCCTTTGTCAAGCACGCGCGCACGCTGCCGGCGGCGCAGAGCGGCACCTCGGGGGGGACGCTGTGA
- a CDS encoding DMT family transporter — MNGYLLVFAAAVLWGLIGVFSQGILDAGVGALEIAFWRAALAGALFAAHARLTGQLKLAGARDFGALAAFAGVGVTLFYAAYTLAVQTGGVSLASLLLYSAPAFVALAAWALLGEALTLSKLGLLALTLVGVALVSQGGGEGVRVGPASLFWGLVAALAYASYYIFGKWVLARYAPVTIYAVVLPIGALGLLPLVTFAPKTPSVWGLLLLLAAVSTYAAYGLYYTGLKRVEASRAVLVASVEPVVAALLAALLFGERLGAWGLLGGAAILGAAVLASLPARAARSPQPGDLA; from the coding sequence GTGAACGGTTACCTACTCGTCTTCGCCGCAGCCGTCCTGTGGGGGCTCATCGGCGTGTTTTCACAGGGCATTCTAGACGCCGGGGTCGGGGCGCTCGAGATCGCCTTCTGGCGAGCGGCGCTCGCCGGGGCGCTCTTCGCCGCGCACGCCCGCCTGACCGGGCAGCTCAAGCTCGCCGGGGCGCGCGACTTCGGGGCGCTAGCGGCCTTCGCGGGGGTCGGCGTGACGCTCTTTTACGCCGCGTACACCCTGGCGGTGCAAACCGGCGGCGTGAGCCTGGCCTCGCTCCTCCTCTACAGCGCCCCTGCCTTCGTCGCCCTCGCGGCGTGGGCGCTCCTCGGCGAGGCGCTCACCCTTAGCAAACTCGGGCTCTTGGCGCTGACGCTCGTCGGCGTCGCGCTCGTGTCCCAAGGGGGCGGCGAGGGGGTGCGGGTGGGGCCAGCGTCGCTCTTCTGGGGGCTTGTCGCGGCGCTCGCCTACGCCTCGTACTACATCTTCGGCAAGTGGGTGCTCGCGCGCTACGCGCCCGTGACGATCTACGCCGTCGTCTTGCCCATCGGCGCGCTCGGGCTGCTGCCCTTGGTGACCTTCGCCCCCAAAACCCCGAGCGTTTGGGGGCTCTTGCTGCTCCTCGCGGCCGTCTCGACCTACGCCGCGTACGGGCTCTACTACACCGGCCTCAAACGGGTCGAAGCCTCGAGGGCGGTCCTGGTCGCCAGCGTCGAACCCGTCGTCGCCGCGCTCTTGGCCGCCCTGCTCTTCGGGGAGCGCTTGGGCGCGTGGGGTCTCTTGGGGGGTGCGGCGATCCTCGGCGCGGCGGTGCTCGCGAGCTTGCCGGCTCGCGCCGCCCGCAGCCCCCAACCCGGGGACCTCGCTTGA
- a CDS encoding argininosuccinate synthase, whose translation MSAQQAAHGARNRAATPIKKAQKVVLAYSGGLDTSVILAWLREVYGAEVVAFTADIGQGEEVAEAKEKALRTGAVQAYAVDLQREFVQDFVFPVLRSGALYEGYYLLGTSFARPLIAKKMVEIAEAEGADAVAHGATGKGNDQVRFELSAYALKPDITVIAPWREWTLRGREDCVRYARERGIPVGVTKEKPYSVDANLYHISYEGGILEDPWAAPPKDMWRLTTDPIAAPDTPETVEVTFEAGDPVAINGERLDPVALLRRANDLGGKHGVGRVDIVENRFVGMKSRGCYETPGGTLLFHAHRAVESLTLDRQVMQLRDELMPKYAGMVYNGFWFAPERVALQGFIDEIQKPVTGTARLELYKGSVTITGRKSPNSFYRQDVVTFEEDAVYDQADADGFIKLNALRLRIAAQLAAKTTAAPLKIPQYTE comes from the coding sequence ATGTCAGCGCAACAGGCAGCTCACGGCGCACGAAATCGCGCCGCCACCCCCATCAAAAAAGCCCAAAAGGTCGTGCTCGCCTACTCCGGCGGCCTGGACACCTCGGTCATCTTGGCGTGGCTTCGCGAGGTCTACGGCGCGGAGGTCGTCGCCTTCACCGCCGACATCGGCCAGGGCGAAGAGGTCGCCGAGGCGAAGGAGAAGGCCCTCCGAACGGGCGCCGTGCAAGCTTATGCGGTCGACCTGCAGCGCGAGTTCGTCCAAGACTTTGTCTTTCCGGTGCTGCGCTCGGGCGCCCTCTACGAGGGCTACTATCTGCTCGGCACCTCGTTCGCGCGCCCCCTCATCGCCAAAAAGATGGTCGAGATCGCCGAGGCCGAGGGCGCGGACGCGGTCGCCCACGGCGCCACGGGTAAGGGCAACGACCAGGTCCGCTTCGAGCTCTCGGCGTACGCGCTCAAACCCGACATCACGGTGATCGCGCCGTGGCGCGAGTGGACCCTACGGGGCCGCGAGGACTGCGTGCGCTACGCCCGCGAGCGGGGCATCCCGGTGGGCGTCACGAAGGAAAAACCCTACTCGGTGGACGCCAACCTCTACCACATCTCCTACGAGGGGGGCATCTTGGAGGACCCCTGGGCCGCCCCGCCCAAGGACATGTGGCGCCTCACGACCGACCCGATCGCGGCGCCGGACACCCCCGAGACGGTCGAGGTGACCTTCGAGGCGGGCGACCCGGTGGCGATCAACGGCGAGCGCTTGGACCCCGTGGCGCTCTTACGCCGAGCGAACGACTTGGGCGGCAAACACGGCGTCGGCCGCGTCGACATCGTGGAGAACCGCTTTGTCGGGATGAAGTCGCGCGGCTGCTACGAGACGCCGGGGGGCACGCTGCTCTTTCACGCGCACCGGGCGGTCGAGTCGCTGACCCTAGACCGCCAGGTGATGCAGCTGCGCGACGAACTCATGCCCAAGTACGCGGGGATGGTCTACAACGGTTTTTGGTTCGCGCCGGAGCGCGTGGCGCTGCAGGGGTTCATCGACGAGATCCAGAAGCCGGTGACGGGCACCGCGCGCTTAGAGCTCTACAAGGGCAGCGTCACCATCACCGGCCGCAAGTCGCCCAACTCGTTCTACCGCCAAGACGTGGTCACCTTTGAAGAGGACGCGGTGTACGACCAGGCCGACGCGGACGGGTTTATCAAACTCAACGCCCTGAGGCTGCGCATCGCCGCCCAACTCGCCGCGAAGACCACCGCCGCGCCCCTCAAGATCCCGCAGTACACCGAATGA
- a CDS encoding GNAT family N-acetyltransferase, with product MATLTSAPTAKLRAATHADVGALAALYRSAWEDETEDEATVASWLERGGALLFAAGDTVVCALRWREAPYGWEVGRLATLPAYRAQGFGRWLMTRLEALAIQHSVPELRLTLSDAQRELLPYYTRMGYRPCRPEDPLTLCKRVGGVWQRQG from the coding sequence ATGGCCACGCTCACCTCAGCGCCCACGGCGAAGCTGCGCGCCGCTACGCACGCTGATGTCGGCGCGTTGGCGGCGCTCTACCGGAGCGCTTGGGAGGACGAGACGGAGGACGAGGCGACGGTCGCGAGCTGGCTCGAGCGGGGCGGGGCGCTGCTCTTTGCCGCAGGTGACACCGTCGTCTGCGCGCTGCGCTGGCGCGAAGCGCCCTACGGCTGGGAGGTCGGGCGGCTCGCCACGCTCCCCGCGTACCGCGCCCAGGGTTTCGGGCGCTGGCTGATGACGCGGCTCGAAGCCCTCGCCATCCAACACAGCGTCCCCGAGCTGCGGCTCACGCTGAGCGACGCGCAGCGCGAGCTCCTGCCCTACTACACGCGCATGGGCTACCGCCCGTGCCGTCCGGAGGACCCCCTGACGCTCTGCAAACGCGTCGGGGGGGTGTGGCAGCGGCAGGGATGA